Proteins from a genomic interval of Ensifer canadensis:
- a CDS encoding IucA/IucC family protein, protein MKSSRQIAETATFQSFANCYLREVNPGVPVRHRTASGSCDSIEWSLPRQQMILRVEVTSSSLCGPLHFGRAWGRNVSDRSWRPIELMSALHMLVQAAYRQDDAGQTDALRGFELELLIRVLESYQQTALYVDRAQPRQEDANDFLEAEQSLVFGHWLHPTPKSRQGMTYWQQESYAPELRGQFKLHYFAAKADHVSHASSRSIQAPDIIRSLSGLDAEGLGLTGDECLLPMHPLQAEALLLDPGIQAMQRAGILRHLGPTGSLFSATSSVRTVYGAAEDWMLKFSLPVRITNSVRLNRRQELEAGVAMAKLVDRIGLAKRAANFRIIQDPAYITLDLPGHSESGFEVILRENPFAHGNGQGVITVAALTADPLAQTPSRLEKLLRTLASSDGERLADVCIAWFQRYLDCAVEPLIRLYDDYGVALEAHQQNSLLDIGASYPTVSYYRDNQGFYLSERYRSLLASHVPETETIPSLYFPESEIRDRFAYYLIVNQVFSVISRMGHDGLCDEGTLLRMLRNHLEQCAFGMTGAGRDFARHVLDLPTIASKANLTTRLFNVDELQSDHAPVLYRPVPNPLRAPAALTTLRTSHAIAS, encoded by the coding sequence ATGAAATCGTCTAGGCAAATCGCAGAAACTGCGACATTTCAAAGCTTCGCCAACTGCTACCTCAGGGAGGTCAATCCCGGCGTGCCGGTCAGGCACCGGACCGCCAGCGGATCCTGCGACAGCATCGAATGGTCGCTTCCCCGCCAGCAAATGATCCTGCGCGTCGAGGTCACCTCATCGTCGCTGTGCGGCCCGCTTCACTTCGGCAGGGCCTGGGGGCGCAACGTCTCCGATCGGTCGTGGCGTCCGATCGAGCTGATGTCTGCGCTCCATATGCTGGTCCAGGCCGCCTACCGTCAGGACGACGCCGGTCAGACAGATGCGTTGCGCGGCTTCGAGCTCGAGCTTCTGATCCGGGTGCTCGAAAGCTATCAGCAGACCGCCCTCTACGTCGACAGGGCGCAACCGCGTCAGGAAGACGCCAACGATTTTCTCGAGGCCGAGCAGTCACTTGTCTTCGGGCACTGGCTGCACCCCACGCCGAAGAGCCGGCAGGGCATGACCTATTGGCAGCAGGAAAGCTATGCGCCGGAACTGCGCGGCCAGTTCAAGCTGCATTATTTCGCTGCGAAGGCGGACCACGTCAGTCACGCATCCTCCCGCTCGATACAGGCACCCGATATCATCCGCTCGCTGTCAGGACTTGACGCGGAAGGGCTGGGCCTTACCGGTGACGAATGCCTGCTGCCGATGCACCCGTTGCAGGCGGAAGCCCTGCTTCTCGATCCCGGTATTCAGGCGATGCAGCGGGCCGGCATCCTGCGTCACCTCGGCCCAACCGGTTCTCTCTTCAGCGCAACGTCGTCCGTCCGCACGGTCTATGGTGCTGCTGAAGACTGGATGCTCAAGTTTTCCCTGCCGGTGCGCATCACCAATTCCGTACGCCTGAACCGAAGGCAGGAGCTGGAGGCCGGTGTCGCCATGGCCAAGCTCGTCGACCGGATCGGCCTGGCTAAACGCGCGGCGAACTTCAGGATCATCCAGGACCCGGCCTACATCACGCTCGATTTGCCGGGTCACAGCGAGAGCGGCTTCGAGGTCATCCTGCGCGAAAACCCCTTCGCGCACGGCAACGGACAGGGCGTCATAACCGTGGCCGCGCTGACGGCCGACCCGCTTGCGCAAACACCGTCGAGGCTCGAAAAACTCCTGCGCACGCTCGCCAGCAGCGATGGAGAGCGTCTCGCCGACGTCTGCATCGCCTGGTTCCAACGCTATCTCGATTGCGCCGTCGAGCCGCTGATCCGACTCTACGACGACTACGGCGTCGCCCTTGAAGCGCACCAGCAAAACAGCCTGCTCGACATCGGCGCCAGTTACCCCACGGTCAGCTACTACCGCGATAACCAGGGCTTCTATCTCTCCGAACGCTATCGCAGCCTGCTCGCAAGCCACGTCCCTGAAACCGAGACGATCCCGTCGCTCTATTTTCCCGAAAGCGAAATCCGCGACCGCTTCGCCTATTACCTCATCGTCAATCAGGTCTTCTCGGTGATCAGCCGCATGGGCCACGACGGATTGTGCGACGAAGGCACGCTTCTCAGGATGCTCCGGAACCACCTGGAGCAATGCGCGTTCGGCATGACCGGCGCCGGACGGGATTTCGCCCGGCATGTGCTGGACCTGCCGACGATCGCGTCGAAGGCCAACCTGACCACCCGGCTGTTCAATGTCGACGAACTGCAATCCGACCACGCGCCGGTCCTTTATCGCCCCGTTCCAAACCCTTTGCGGGCACCCGCGGCGCTGACGACCCTGAGGACCAGCCATGCCATTGCCTCTTGA
- a CDS encoding helix-turn-helix transcriptional regulator, which translates to MSQFSCQTLLDTSTASLRDVVCDGACRGKSGEECSHRTSLVYPYRGVFMRHVGKADTVAESNQVIFFNRSEDYRVSHPIEGGDACLDVQVDEAILCELAPKEQLRSGALAAFKRPRRRIDPRAQALVALLRYSLRRGIAETLEAETLTLTLIRRSLGERTSHSAATTYGREKLVDRAKLVLSTDLARRWTLAEVATEVGVSPVYLTQVFQQVEAMPLYRYQLRLRLARALDLLGSCHDLTALGLDLGFSSHSHFSASFKQAYGRTPAEFQRALHLR; encoded by the coding sequence ATGTCCCAGTTTTCGTGCCAGACGCTTCTCGACACCTCGACCGCCTCGCTGCGGGACGTGGTCTGCGATGGCGCGTGTCGCGGGAAAAGCGGCGAGGAATGCTCCCACCGCACAAGCCTCGTCTATCCCTATCGCGGCGTGTTCATGCGGCATGTGGGCAAGGCCGATACGGTGGCTGAATCCAATCAGGTGATCTTCTTCAACCGCAGCGAAGACTATCGCGTCAGTCATCCGATCGAAGGCGGCGATGCATGCCTCGACGTGCAAGTGGACGAAGCCATCCTCTGCGAACTCGCGCCGAAGGAGCAATTGCGGTCGGGGGCGCTTGCCGCGTTCAAAAGACCGCGCCGGCGGATCGATCCACGAGCGCAGGCGCTTGTCGCGCTGTTGCGTTACAGCCTTCGCCGCGGGATTGCCGAAACGCTCGAAGCCGAGACCCTGACGCTGACATTGATCCGGCGTTCGCTCGGCGAGAGGACGTCGCATAGCGCTGCTACGACCTATGGGCGCGAAAAGCTGGTCGATCGGGCGAAGCTGGTTCTTTCGACCGATCTCGCCCGCCGCTGGACATTGGCCGAGGTGGCAACGGAGGTCGGCGTGTCACCTGTTTATCTCACCCAGGTTTTCCAGCAGGTCGAAGCCATGCCGCTCTATCGCTATCAGTTGCGGCTGCGGCTTGCGCGAGCGCTGGACCTGCTCGGCTCCTGCCATGACCTGACGGCACTCGGCCTCGACCTCGGCTTTTCCAGCCACAGCCATTTCAGTGCGTCCTTCAAACAGGCCTATGGGCGCACGCCCGCCGAATTCCAGCGCGCCCTGCATCTGCGCTAA
- a CDS encoding DUF1127 domain-containing protein, whose translation MADTASSHDNLIYVSTRLIGPRDRFSTALETHGFSRRLLARVSRWMETRRGRLDLLALSDHQLKDIGLSRGAAYNDFYKRDE comes from the coding sequence ATGGCGGACACAGCTTCATCCCATGACAACCTGATCTATGTCTCCACTCGCCTGATCGGCCCACGAGACCGATTTTCGACGGCACTCGAAACACATGGCTTTTCCCGGCGGCTGCTTGCGCGGGTATCCCGCTGGATGGAGACGCGGCGCGGGCGCCTGGATCTGCTTGCGCTTTCCGATCATCAGCTGAAGGATATTGGCCTGTCGCGCGGGGCCGCCTATAACGATTTCTACAAACGCGACGAATAG